cctcaggaacgctgccagaagctttGCTCTACTACattaagtactaaagatgcttgccatgaaggggttgaataattttgagactggagaaggcattataagttgcattttcagtttaatttggggaaactacttgaagcattcgttgtgttgaactttgttcattgcaaacagctgaaagtctgtaaattttgggcaataaacctgatttgcaatggggggttgagtcattttgattgcaactgtaaaatgaaaaaacaaacaaacagtgtaGATCAATATGTCTATACTTCCTCCTAATCAATCAAGCCAGCAGATATTCCTGATCTAATATAACAATATTGAATACTGCAGGCTTCAGAATACTGTGCATTGACCTTAACATGTTTGCCAGTTGCTTTTAATCATATGACTTGTATCATCAggtcacaaaaaaaactctgtaaAATATAATTTGCCAATACATGCTTAATATAAATGAGGCTTTAACCACTTGAAACCTTTTGATTCAGCTAAATTAGGACAATCTACTTTTGATCGTATTTGATTCTCAGCTTTTACACATGTATGAAGTAAAACTTACAACCAATTTGCTCGAAATATTTGGTCATTCCTAGGGATCTAAACAAGGAAAAACAATTTTGTTCATTCAGCTCACACCTGGTTTCCCCAATGAGAAAATATTCTCTGTCAGCCACTTTCATAAACAGGACATTGGATGGAGAGCACCTGAAATTTTCATGGACCCATTTCCACATAGAGTGGCTCTCAGGATTAAGAAACATCAATGAGACCCTGAAAGACAGCAAATGTTCATAAACCACTTGCGCTTATAGCTGTTGACATTGTTGATGCTCAGAGAGTTTGTTCAGAAAGCTGCACATACCGAGACAGATCAATGGCTCCAAGTGATTCACCTCTCTTCATTTCttcacttttaaaatatttaagatGGCTTGTAGTTTTACTTTTCTTCAGAAGAACAAAATACCTCCTCTTCCATGATTTCTGCATTGTTAGCAGgtaaagacaaagagagatgtACATGGCACAGCTTAATAATACAGAGCTTAGAAATTCTACAgtgatttctgttttttaaagCACTCTGTCGAGAACATTTACCTGTAATTTAAACAGGCTTGCTTGGGGGGACTTGTACAGGTAACCAGCATATATCTCCTCATTTTCTCCAGCTACAGGTACATTGTAAGAAATGTTTTAACTAGCAATATTTACCACAAGAAAGTGGatttaaaagcattaaaatTCACCTCAGGCTATACAACATTTCATACTTACCTAATGCCATTTCTCAGTTCTGTAGAACAATGTGGTGTTTTGTGTATGTGGCTGTCTGAAAAACATCACGGATTAGCTACAGAGTTAGCTACATGACATGacaattgctaacatttaaaaaggtttcctggttttatttcagtcccataaaaatgctaataatgtTGCTTTACCTGATGCAGGTGGTCCTCGCTGTTGTGAACATCCACACTGGTGGAAAGACAGAAGAAAAAGTGGTTTGGTGAGATGTTGGACCTGTACTCTGATGTCAGAgggtgtaaaaaaacaaaacaaaacaaattatcTGATCAAatcattttcacattcaaaATAATCAGAGCTGTACTTCCTCATTTTGTGTGCTGTGATCCAGTGCtacactgtgaaatgtttcagtGCTTTCCTGGTAGGAAATGCAATGCATCAGTGTTGCACAGAGGAGAGAAACAGTGAGGGAACCAGCAGTATTACCAGACACCTGTTCGGCCTTTAATGAACCCCTGCTGTAATTTCCCAGGCATTTTATAAATGTCTAGTGTCAGTCAGACATTCATAAAACTGACTTGCCTCCCTGAACTCTATCAGAATGCTGGCAGTGTTTCTGGACTTCAGCTCCCCTTTCTTGTTTCTCTTCTTCCATTATTGCACACATTGCATTCCTACCATTTGTGTAGGCCAATCAAAAGAGCCCTAAAGGTCAGGGCCACAAACTATTATTGGAAAAACTTGCACTGTGACTGTTGACTGACAAACTGGCATTTACTCTAGTCAAGAACGAATCaaagacacgtacacacacacacacacacacacacacacacacacacacacacacacacacacacacacacacacacacacacaaacacacattcgtGAATACAGATACAGTTAGTTACCAAGCTCATTTACAACAATCAACAATTTATGACCCGAGATTAGCATCTGTTCTCACATATCCACATAGTCTCAACAAAATGCCTTTGGCATAAATGGCAGATATAAATAGAGCTGTTTGGCTGATGGTGACTTATTTAAAGGAAGAACAATTGAACAGCAAAGTTCAGAGTTGCTTGATCTCTCTACAACACTTAAAACTACTATGTGATCAGATTTACGGACCTCAGTGACAGAAATAATATATTTCCCAGGACGCAAGGACAGTGGGTGCCATAATAGACACCACAAACCCAACCCCTTACCTTCGCCTGCCaggaatggaaaataaaagcTGGAGGCTGGGGTCTTGTGATGAGGAATCCTTTGCTGGTATTGGGAGGGGGAAGACTTAACGTTTTTGTGGAGCACTGGACATTGTGGAGCTGACAATTTATCGTGGCTATGAAGACTCAGTCCGAGGTAAAAGCCTAACTCAGCGGTTCTGTATATTCATTCATAATGATTAACCCAGAATGGAAACATGTTTCAGTGCATGATCTTCAGTATCATATTTAATTTAAGGACATGCCTGTAAAACAGCAAGAACACTTCAAAAAGCAAAGGGATTTTCTTGCTTACCGAATGAAAAAACTGTCGGCAAAGCAAGAGCATTTCATTGTAAGTCATAAATTCAGtttctttttatataaataGTGTTTTGTTCTTAACAAAAGGAAAATTCTGATACAGGAATTATATGGTTCTGGTCTATTATCCATTTCAGGAAAAGACAGCAGTACTGAAAGAAAAGATCAGGAAGAAGTATGAGGACATGAAGCGAGTGCTGGATGAGGATCTGCGAATCACAATGTGTCAGCTAGACATGGAGCAGGAGGCTATGGAGAGAACCACTAAAGAGAAAATAGAAAGGTGCTACCAACTAATGCAGGACCTGGAGCAGCAACTGTCTGAAACTGACAAACAACTGGACCAAGACAAAGCGCACAACTTGGATCGGGTACTGCCTGAAAAAGGGAAATACTAAAGCATTACTTTTCATTTAGAACGTGACCTTTTTGTTTCATCTAGTGAGTCATACTCTTGATCTCTTTTTTCCATGCAGATTTCAGAGACAGATAGAAGGTATGTAAACAATGGGGTGctaatttgtaaaatataaGATAAATGCAGAGTAAAAGTGAAGAGTAAAATGAATGTGAGAAAATGATTTTAAAGACAGTAATGAAATGGCTGGTGCACGTCATCAGGAGAGAAAGACATAATTAAATTCTCACAGTGCTTTAGCAATCTCACTCTAACCCATgtatatttctcattttctcaaTCTGTTCTCTTGCAGGATAATGGAGACTCTGAATGTGACAGATCCAAAGTGTATCCAAATGGATGAGTTTAAGAACGAGCAGTTGCTAAGTTTAACTGTTAATTTATTGCTGTTCATCCGCTCACAGGTTCCTGTTACTAAGAAGCTCTTCCAGAGCTGTAAGCCTCCCATCAAtctcttattcttattcttcctCAAGCTATAGTAAGAGTATACTTTCACTACATTAGCTCTGTAATTGTACTACTTTGTAGGTATACAGCAATGATAAGTTGCTTTGTTGTCTTGTCTTCCTGTTTCAGATGCCCAAGAGGTGGTTCTAAACCCTGATTCTGCTCATCCGAAACTCATCATTTCCCCAGAAGGAAACTCAGTTACATACACGGACACCTGGCAGGAAGTTCCAGAAAATCCATTCCGCTTTGACACCACCCTGAACGTAATAAGCCAAGAGGGTTTCAAAGAAGGGCGCAATTACTGGGAGGTGCAGGTCATTGGCAAAACCTACTGGGAGCTGGGACTCACCTATCCCAGCATCCCCAGGAAAGGTCATGAGGAGCAGTGCTGGCTGGGGCGTGGACCCGAGTCCTGGTGTGTGGAATACTTTAATGGTGATTACACAGCTTGGCACAATGGAGTTCCCCATGAACTCACCCATTTAACCGGGAAGCAATTCCAACGTATCGGGGTCTTCTCCAGCTCATATGGGGGTCTCGTGTGTTTCATTGGCTCAGACACCATGACCCCGTTCTACACCTTTTGTGTAGGCACATTTACAGATGCACTTCATCAAGCCGTCTGTCCTGGCCATGACAACCAGGGGACTAACTGGAAACCACTGCTGATCTGTGATGCCTCCAGGTTTGGGCCCATTCTGTGATGGAAAAACCTGAGAGGACAGAGATGGCTGAATAAACTCAATAAAAACAGCCTTGTACAGTATAAAGGTGTGATTGAAGGCCATAAAATGTAGGTAAAAGAATGACATGACACACAAAGCAGTATTTATGTTTTAATACTGCAGAGTgcttaaatgtattattttagaTGAGTCATTTAAGTCTAATTTGGCCCTTAAAATGTGGGGCGGGGTTGGGGGTCAGAAAATGTGCCAATCaaattatgtatataaaatttCACATCAAGATCACTTatgcttttttctcttttatacaattttcttttttttcatagcTTCACATCATGTGTCCTGAGGGCAATATAAAATGATTATAATCAGACAAGCTTTTAAAACGTTTTCTTTCAGAGATCATTTTATTTCAGCACAAGTGGATAAAATACACTTTCTCCACTTGTACAGTATACCATAGGTAATCTCTCTATGTAGTGGACAGTTTATTAAAACTAACGCTACAGTAGCTGCCTCTGTAGATAATAAGCCAACGGAACATAATATGAAATCAAAATCATAACTTTCATACAATACATGTGTtgctctttttgttgttgttgggtgtatgtgtgtgtgtgtgtgtgtgtgtgtgtgcagattaatgcaaatttgtttttattcacaaataGGAATTCTAGGATAAAACTTAATTAAAAGTAGTGTGAAAAATAATAGTTTGTCAATTAAATGCTTGAACTCACTACAAACCCACTGATGATGTTGAAGCCCAcctcaaataaacaaaaattcagAATATTGTCTTTTGTGCTTTAGGTTTCTAGCATTGGTGTAAATTATAGACCACACTTTCTcaaaagtccaaaaaaaaaatttcacacaACCATTTGATAATGtgtaataaaacaaattaaaataaatagacCGCAATGATCAAAGTTAGGATGACGAGCAATACAAAAAATACTGGTGTTTGTACAGCaagcatcatcatcataaataaGGAACTTCCCCTTTCTCTTGCTGGTAGGATAACTAATGAAGGAAGTAATTCCAAATCCGAACCATATACAGACAGCAAGTACTATGAAGCTGCAGTGTGTATTGTAGTAGGTTTTTTGAAAAGAGATAGTTGTAGAAGCCAGTGAAGTACAATTTATTTCAATGGGGTCATTCGAGAATAGtaaggacaaaaatgttttttaaggTAGTAATAtaagtcaataataataaactaattatACACAACAATTTATTGATCCAGCTCCAACCATTAACCACTGCATTCCCCTGATTCACCAGCCAGTTATATGTGTTTTCACAGTGGTAATTATAATGGATAAAATTCAGTTATTTCTACAAGTTCTTCACTACAAGAGGTGCCTTTGGGTTGTGACCATATCTGTCTCtatataaaacagaataaaagcaGAAAACGTAAACAGtgacattacaaaaaaaaacccaaacatttttAACGCTTCTATAGGCTACAGGTTCTTCCCtaaaatgccataaatgctAACATGAATATTTCAAACGGCCAGTGGACAAAGAACAGTGATATTAATGTTCCATGGAATAAATAGAAGAGATAAATAATCAGCACTAACAGCACTAACTATCTATTACATGTCCAGAATAAAGTCAGAAATAATCTGCTTTCCCTCACAAACAACACTAATTGTAGCTGTGTCTGGATCATCCCTGAATATTGAGACCATTTGGTCACATCCTGTCAGTTAGTCAGTCATTACACGCCAGCTTTGACTGTGATGTGAAAATGTGGGCTGTCAACATACATAAaactgaagggaaaaaaagtgtaaaataaaaggaaatcaAAGACCATAAAGAATCTCTGAGGTCATATATGGTTATCAGTTAAAATAAAGCTCTTTGGTCAGCATAGAGACAACACAAGGAATCTGCTTCT
This is a stretch of genomic DNA from Ictalurus punctatus breed USDA103 chromosome 13, Coco_2.0, whole genome shotgun sequence. It encodes these proteins:
- the LOC108273728 gene encoding pleckstrin homology domain-containing family S member 1 isoform X2; translation: MALAGENEEIYAGYLYKSPQASLFKLQKSWKRRYFVLLKKSKTTSHLKYFKSEEMKRGESLGAIDLSRVSLMFLNPESHSMWKWVHENFRCSPSNVLFMKVADREYFLIGETSLEIERWFKALYDAMSNRPHKLLDPKETGRIRDISAPPNSLKKDQVIED
- the si:ch211-28p3.4 gene encoding zinc-binding protein A33; translation: MKTQSEDMPVKQQEHFKKQRDFLAYRMKKLSAKQEHFIEKTAVLKEKIRKKYEDMKRVLDEDLRITMCQLDMEQEAMERTTKEKIERCYQLMQDLEQQLSETDKQLDQDKAHNLDRISETDRRIMETLNVTDPKCIQMDEFKNEQLLSLTVNLLLFIRSQVPVTKKLFQSYAQEVVLNPDSAHPKLIISPEGNSVTYTDTWQEVPENPFRFDTTLNVISQEGFKEGRNYWEVQVIGKTYWELGLTYPSIPRKGHEEQCWLGRGPESWCVEYFNGDYTAWHNGVPHELTHLTGKQFQRIGVFSSSYGGLVCFIGSDTMTPFYTFCVGTFTDALHQAVCPGHDNQGTNWKPLLICDASRFGPIL
- the LOC108273728 gene encoding pleckstrin homology domain-containing family S member 1 isoform X1, giving the protein MALAGENEEIYAGYLYKSPQASLFKLQKSWKRRYFVLLKKSKTTSHLKYFKSEEMKRGESLGAIDLSRVSLMFLNPESHSMWKWVHENFRCSPSNVLFMKVADREYFLIGETSLEIERWFKALYDAMSNRPHKLLDPKETGRIRDISAPPNSLKKDQRIEWRLDASSDSDMPSPKEDQHE